A window of Dehalobacter sp. genomic DNA:
AACCAGAAAGAACGCATCATTCTGGCGCTCAAAAAACGTGGGCATGTGGTTGGGTACATGGGAGATGGCATTAATGATGCGCCTTCATTACACAGTGCTGACGTTGGAATTTCGGTTGCTAACGCAGTTGACGTGGCGAAAGAGGCCGCAGATTTTGTGTTGTTAAAACAAGACTTAAACGTACTTAAGGAAGGGATTCTACAGGGTAGAAAGACTTTCGCCAACACACTAAAGTACATTTTCATGGCTACGAGTGCAAATTTTGGGAATATGTTCAGCATGGCAGGGGCATCACTGATATTGCCATTTCTGCCAATGCTGCCAAAGCAAGTCTTAATGATCAACTTTCTAACCGATCTTCCAGAAATGACCATCGCCAGTGATAACGTGGACGGAGAGGTGATCAAAGGTCCACGTAGAATGGACATCAAGTTTATTCGCCGTTTCATGTTCACATTTGGGCTCTTGAGTTCGATTTTTGACTATGCCACGTTTTTTGTGCTGATGTATGTTATGAAAGCAAACCAACAAGTTTTTCAGACAGGTTGGTTCATCGAATCCATTCTTTCTGCTTCGTTTATAGTCTTCGCAGTGCGTACCAGACTGCCAATTTTTCGAAGCAAGCCGAGTAGTGCAATGGTCATGATGACTGTGCTGGTAGCGGGTATTACTGTTGCTTTACCCTATTCAAAAGTCGGTCCTTTATTGGGTTTTGTTCCCTTACCTTTCCACTATATCGCCCTGATTGCAGGTATTGTATTGCTTTACATGCTGGCAGCTGAGCTCGTAAAAAAGTGGTTTTACCATAATATTAAAAATGCCTGAAACGACTCCAACCCAAGTTGTACCTAAAAGAAGATGGTGGTTATTTCTGACACTCTTGTTCATCTTGGGACTGGCTACGCATCTGCTTTTACCTCAAATCGCCACCTTTGAAAAATCTCTTGCGGTATTAAAGAGTATGACCTGGTGGTTAGTCGTATCAGCAGCCCTCGCCCAATTACTCAGTTATTTAGGTAGTGGTTATATGCTACAGGCTATTGTTGCCAATCGTGATAAGAATTTTTCAATCTGGCAAGGTGTGTTGATCACTCTGGCATCTTACAGCGTCGGTTTGGTTGCAGGCGGATGGATCGGCGGAGCGGCTGCAACATATGGATGGATGAAATTGGACAAAGCCAATTCGGAAAGCGCTTCTCTCGCCAGTATATTGCCCGCATTGTTAAATGATGCCGCTTTGATGTTAGTTTCAATACTCGGGGTTACGTATTTGTTCATCGTACACGACCTGACAAAAATGCAATTGATAGGATATGGTGTTGTTTTGGTTTTTTTAGGCGCACTGCTCTTGATGACGGTCATGGCAGCAAAAAGACCGAAAGCCGTCAAGTTTATTGCCACCAAAGTTGGAGCAGGTTGGGCAAAATTGCGTCATAAAGATTATGACTCTGAACAGACCAATGCTTCCGTCGACCGTCTTATAGCTGCCTGGAGATCACTCAACCAGGGTAGCTGGTTTAAGCCAGCACTTGGAGCTTTAGCCAGTATCGGATTCGATATGCTGACGCTTTACCTGGTTTTCCTGGCGGCAGGATACAAGGTCAACTTGAGTGTGCTCTTAGCTGGTTATAGCCTGCCACTAATGTTAGGAAAGATAGCCTTTATCCTCCCGGGGGGACTCGGAGTAATTGAAGGCTCAATGACTGCGTTGTTCGAAAGTCTTAAGGGACCTGCGGATATTGTTGTGGTCTCTATTTTAGGCTACCGATTGCTCTCATTCTGGTTGCCAACATTGTTTGGTTTTCTTGCAGCCGCTTACATGGGAAGAAAAGGATCCCATCAATTTGGTCTTTAGGAACCCACGAAAGGGTTGAGATCATTCTTCTTGAGTTGTGGTTTTAAGGTTAAGGATGTGGATACTAACGGCTGTGGCGATTGCACTTAAAATAATTTTCAACCAAATCATGTCGACAATCCATACGGTGATCAGAATGGTAGTCCAAAGCAGTGCCATTGCAGCGATTTTGCTGCGCTTGTCGACCGATTTATGCTCC
This region includes:
- a CDS encoding flippase-like domain-containing protein — protein: MPETTPTQVVPKRRWWLFLTLLFILGLATHLLLPQIATFEKSLAVLKSMTWWLVVSAALAQLLSYLGSGYMLQAIVANRDKNFSIWQGVLITLASYSVGLVAGGWIGGAAATYGWMKLDKANSESASLASILPALLNDAALMLVSILGVTYLFIVHDLTKMQLIGYGVVLVFLGALLLMTVMAAKRPKAVKFIATKVGAGWAKLRHKDYDSEQTNASVDRLIAAWRSLNQGSWFKPALGALASIGFDMLTLYLVFLAAGYKVNLSVLLAGYSLPLMLGKIAFILPGGLGVIEGSMTALFESLKGPADIVVVSILGYRLLSFWLPTLFGFLAAAYMGRKGSHQFGL